GACCACAACTGAACTAACTAGAGGGTCCAAACACTTACGGCTTGTATTATTCTTAGACTTCAATAATGAATTTGATCTCCCATCTTGGTTGACCTTAAATTCgtgattgttgttaattgttGAAGGTTTAGCAGTTTCGCTACGAGGGGTAAGCTTCTGATCACTCTTAGATGTCAGAAGAGCAGAACTAGCCATGGTTGAACAAACAACAGGCCGATCAACCCTAGAGAAAAATTTCCTATCAGAGGCACCTGATTCTTTTGCTAGTTTTGATCCTTTTTGATCTGCAGTAGTTCCAGGTTTGGAAGTAACCATTTTGACTTTTGATTCAGTGGCACATGAATGGCCCAAATTTGAGGATTTCAATGAACTAGATTTGCTTATCATTCGTCCCGGCATTTCAATATTCTTAGAGGTATGTTCACCAGCCCCTTTCTTCTTTTGCGGGACTTCATCAACAAGTTTGACTCTGGGCTTggaattgatgttgttgaatgaattTGACTTTAACAATGTACCTAAACAAGAATCCACAGCtacatatataaacaaaaaaacatCTTAGGAAGGTAGAAAGGTGTTCACAAATGTAAAATAGATCCATACTCTTAGCTGTTTGACTCCGAGGACCAGCAGATAGAGAACGAGCAAGTTCTATGTCATTGCCATTGGAGTGGTTACAAATGGAGGTCTGATGATCAGACTTCAACTTTCCTTTATCAATGCTCTTGAACGAAGACTCTCGCGACAGTGGAAATATTTTCTTGGGGCTTGACCCCTTTGGTGACCCTTTACTTGATTCAAGAGCTTGCCTTTTCCCTGCCTTTGCCAATTCTTCACCCTCGGAAGGCCTTTTACCAGATATTTGCGCAGTTGAACAAACTTTATGGACCTTTTTCTCTTCAACATCTGCaaccaataaataaataaaataaatcagaaATCtgtgtttgaaaaaaaattcacagATATGCCAACACGCAGCAATATATGTGGTGCTCGATATGGTGCCCTAAACGTAAGCAAATTCAGCATGAAAAAGAAATGTGTGTGAAGCAGGATAAAGAATAAAGGGTCTGAAATTTGAACATTATCCTGTTTTTCCCATGTACTACCATATGTGAAACTTCACTCTTACCCAGCCGATGTTTTTCAGTCTCCTCAGCATACTTGCATTCTTCACATAACCAGTCACCTTCTGGGACCTTTTCGAGCATTTCTCGCATGCAATAGCTGATTCACAGAAATAAGAATTATAAGTCATTTCAGTCAATGAGAATATATGGTAATCTAATAGAAACTAGGATTGTGTATGGAAGGTTCATATGCTCACGTGTGCTCTGCACCATCACTGCATCTACTACATATTGCAAGTAGCTCCTCGCGACCAGCATCTCCACAGATGTCACATACCTTTACCTATTTTCCAGTtaataaaatcatgaaaatgCTTTTCCTTGTGATAAGCAACATAAACTTTTTTTGCAAGAGAAATGGAAGTTTGAGTAAAGGAATACGAAAGTTCTTGAATGATTATAAGCTGAGTAAATAGCATTTGCAAATCATTTCCCTATACCACAACAGAATCattgaaaaattcaaaccaGTACAATCCACTCCTCACATTTTCATCTTTATCAAGTTTAGTTTCAAAGAAAAGTATAAGAACAGTAAAAGGAAATGTACCCACATCATGCTCAACATCTGAGTCATCGCTCACATCTCCAGATTGAGCTTCGGGCTTGACGGGTGATTTAACAAGCTCCCCCTGCTTCTCGTGCAGTCCATCATGGGCTGGAACTTTACGATCTTCGTCTTTCACATCACCAACACCATTGTCACTATCTGCTTCTGACTTTGGATATACTTTTGCCGAAAACTTGCTAGTAGTGCCATTAACAAGCCCTTTGTTATTTGCAAGAAATTTTTCACCTGAAAAATTAGCAGTGATTATCTCCTTGGTTGGCGATGACTCAACATTTCCAACACAGCATTCTGATGAATTCTCTGGCATATCTGCATCTTTAGAAGAGGGTATCTCACACAAGCCTGATATATAAACAGATGGCCCACTTGTAGATCCTTCTACTCCTAAGTGACTAACTGAGGATGAACTAcaagaaatatttattttgtctgCATGTCTTTGATGGCTATCACTAACTAAATTAGCATTACTGTTTCTACTGATACACGAAGAGCTGTCATCAGGTCCTTCTAAACACTTGGCATCGTGATACTTCTCTGATAAAGTTTGTGTGGTTTCAGCATTTTCAGACAGAGATTCATGACCAGAATTAACACTAAGCAAGTTACTGGTTTCACTGACAGCATGCTTCAATCTTTCACAAGCTGTACTCCTATGAGAAGATAGATCACTCACATCCATAGAAAACTGACTGGGTTCCCCTGATCGACAATTTTCATCAGAGCATTCTTCAGCCTTTGTTCCAGTTAGAGCTCGAttaagatgcatgcaagatgaaCAAGGAGCTGAGCAAATATTACAAGTCCCTGATTCAAGTTCCATATCAGCGTTCTGGATCATAGAATGTTTGACAGACTTTTTTTTCCCCCAATTCTTGTAGTACCTGATGTGTAAAAACCAATGTTAAAGGAAGTTGATCATTGATTCAGACTTCGCTAATCAAAAATAGCTCTCACTAATTCTTTCTACAAGGCTAAAGTTCCATCAAACGACAAATGAGATCATCAATGTATATTGATACCCTTCACCTTTATTTATCTATAGTTTTAGTTCAACCTTAGGTCCTTGACTTCaatcataaattaaatattaagtgACAAGCCTTACAAAGTAGTAGAGATGAAAGCTGGTTGGTTGTTGATTTTAATGTTCATTGCTTAACCTCTAGggagataataaaataatcaagaaTAGTATGGTAACTGATAATGGATAAATCATAAATGGGGAAGAGATtataaatgattaaaaaatttcagaaGCATTGAAGTTAATTATTCCTGATGAAACTTAGCATTCATTAAAATCAAAGCATCTTACTTCTAACAttgtcataaataataaaagaaggaATCAAGACAAAATTATCAAACTACAATGTGTTCCAAATGCAGTTGCCACTATACATATTTGAGCTAAAAAGAGAACAGATTGTGAATTCCAAACTACATTAACAATTATCATCTAGAAGGTGATCCCAAACTACATTAACAACTATCATCCATCCTAATTCTTGCAAACATAAGAGCAAACACCTTGCAAGCACTAATccataaattctttctctgaGAACCAAATAACATATTCAACTATTGCAAATTTGCATAACCACATATAAACGCTAAGTCTATTAAACTAACCAATAAAACATGCAggcgaaaatttcaaaaaaagtCCTGTAATCAACCCTAACTCCAAGACACTGAATCAGCTCACCCtataataacaactaacaagtaCCAAACTTAACAAAACAACTTCCCACATAACTACAGATATGaacgaagaaaagaaaaacaaaatggatatatataaatatgaacAAATctgaataattaatataacatgtTACCCTAAATAGGAATGGATTCAGATAATCACAAGCGTCTTGCTTCCAAACACATTGCAAAAGAGTCCGGGGCGTTCAGCCATTGGCGTTGCGGCAATCAAAGCGTAAAGTGCCTttaaacgacgccgttttgaaGCCACCAAAAACCTCTcccctctctctttcttcttcaatttgcaAAAAAATAAGAGTTTCTAGCTTTCTGTGACGACAACACCGACCAACCAAAAATGCACGAATTCAAAGTGCAGATACAGAAAAACTTAAAAACACACGATCCGATTAGAATTCTCGTTCCATTTTTTATAGTAATTGATAAATTAGCAATCAGTTCATAAATtgttttc
The genomic region above belongs to Arachis duranensis cultivar V14167 chromosome 3, aradu.V14167.gnm2.J7QH, whole genome shotgun sequence and contains:
- the LOC107477384 gene encoding uncharacterized protein LOC107477384, whose protein sequence is MIQNADMELESGTCNICSAPCSSCMHLNRALTGTKAEECSDENCRSGEPSQFSMDVSDLSSHRSTACERLKHAVSETSNLLSVNSGHESLSENAETTQTLSEKYHDAKCLEGPDDSSSCISRNSNANLVSDSHQRHADKINISCSSSSVSHLGVEGSTSGPSVYISGLCEIPSSKDADMPENSSECCVGNVESSPTKEIITANFSGEKFLANNKGLVNGTTSKFSAKVYPKSEADSDNGVGDVKDEDRKVPAHDGLHEKQGELVKSPVKPEAQSGDVSDDSDVEHDVKVCDICGDAGREELLAICSRCSDGAEHTYCMREMLEKVPEGDWLCEECKYAEETEKHRLDVEEKKVHKVCSTAQISGKRPSEGEELAKAGKRQALESSKGSPKGSSPKKIFPLSRESSFKSIDKGKLKSDHQTSICNHSNGNDIELARSLSAGPRSQTAKSTLLKSNSFNNINSKPRVKLVDEVPQKKKGAGEHTSKNIEMPGRMISKSSSLKSSNLGHSCATESKVKMVTSKPGTTADQKGSKLAKESGASDRKFFSRVDRPVVCSTMASSALLTSKSDQKLTPRSETAKPSTINNNHEFKVNQDGRSNSLLKSKNNTSQRTSTSGDETQLDGLPQSREITNQVDKTKGSSGDCVRSGLTNASESPFCHKCKDLGHATECCMVDKQEFGLEGSATGPNSSKDKTHKDNRLKAAIQAALLRRPKICKRKEVPDQTEKFLTSAIDMKSEVTSQDKAFVIDTPKNIVSTEETKVRQDILQNPTFETSSSNDSKQHSFCPADFGSQPRKLESVGPTPGNPVVRDFRNQALAVSSVLPKISVFPEYEYIWQGVFRMHRSGKPPDLCTGIQAHLSTYASPKVLEVVNKILPEVSLNEVSRLSTWPTQFHQGGAKEDNIALYFFAKDIESYERHYKGLLDHMIRNDLALKGIFDGVELLIFPSNQLPENSQRWNMLFYLWGVFRGQRRNNSDSAKKICSPSLNALPVQKGSLTAVMTLSETHCSPMRMDEQPIACGKTCSEVLSSTSMDQGDTILSGDFDIKETIFDQARLGPQVNLRRQDSRINAESASKNPTSSEQLCQQMHSPGSPPMDSTESPHLLKQWERM